A genomic stretch from Aedes albopictus strain Foshan chromosome 2, AalbF5, whole genome shotgun sequence includes:
- the LOC109400633 gene encoding uncharacterized protein LOC109400633, producing MISRIPLKTLVKTATYIAIGGITAAIVMKSKLEDRVRTQPYYRESVRLLRAHPGAIQLLGEPIKEMGFDIGEETKKYGEGKIEDFTLPVKGSQQRGKLHFWAERKDDKWNVTRAELELDSDASRRLVIRKPE from the exons ATGATCTCGAGAATACCGCTTAAGACGCTGGTCAAAACGGCCACCTACATTGCCATCGGCGGCATTACCGCTGCCATAGTTATGAAATCAAAACTGGAGGATCGTGTGAGAACTCAACCGTACTACCGGGAATCTGTCCGGCTACTGCGGGCCCATCCAG GTGCCATCCAGCTGCTGGGCGAGCCTATCAAGGAGATGGGCTTCGACATCGGCGAGGAGACGAAAAAGTACGGCGAAGGCAAGATTGAAGATTTTACACTGCCGGTCAAGGGCTCGCAGCAGCGGGGCAAGTTGCATTTCTGGGCCGAGCGTAAGGACGACAAATGGAACGTGACGCGGGCCGAGTTGGAGCTGGACAGCGATGCGAGCCGACGGTTGGTCATCAGGAAGCCGGAGTGA